The following are encoded in a window of Flavobacterium sp. WC2421 genomic DNA:
- a CDS encoding TonB-dependent receptor codes for MRYFLALLLSITGLVSHSQVQKGTIVDEFGNPIENAYVVNTNSESHAHTNELGMFSIDKTVLADVLKISALGYKKQNYTITNSEIRIVLGDDIFRLNEIVIQQKLSAMNVISKIDLQTTPVNSSQEILRKVPGLFIGQHAGGGKAEQIFLRGFDIDHGTDIAISVDGMPVNMVSHAHGQGYADLHFVIPETVEKIDFGKGTYYADKGDFATAGYVAFQTKEKLDKSSISVEAGQFNTLRTVGLFNLLGKQKKQSAYLATEYILTDGPFDSPQNFNRVNLLGKYSAILDDNSKFSISASRFSSKWDASGQIPQRLVDNGTISRFGSVDDTEGGTTARTNIIATLSKPIDENTFLKANAFYSKYEFELYSNFTFFLDDPINGDQIRQKENRNIYGMNAELNKKLKSSDWDVLFQLGVGFRADATTDTELSHTLNRSTTLERIKLGDIDEANGFTYLNSEIKFGKLLINPAVRLDYFKFNYQDKLAAIYKTQLETEVKISPKLNFIYSQNNDLQFFVKSGIGFHSNDTRVVVQNNGKEILPTAIGTDIGTIWKPFPKLIVNSALWYLYLEQEFVYVGDAGIIEPSGKSKRMGVDLGLRYQLNDYLYFDADANYTYARSIDEPKGQDYIPLAPDFTSTGGLSFQKWNGFSGGVRYRYLKSRPANEDNSIVAKGYAIADFNINYTYSKVTFGVSIENILNSKWNETQFATESRLQNEPNSVEEIHFTPGTPFYMKGKITYAF; via the coding sequence ATGAGATATTTTTTAGCACTTCTACTGTCTATAACTGGATTAGTATCCCACAGTCAAGTTCAAAAAGGAACTATAGTTGATGAATTTGGTAACCCAATAGAGAACGCATATGTAGTAAATACAAATTCAGAAAGTCATGCACATACGAATGAATTAGGAATGTTTAGTATTGATAAAACGGTATTGGCAGATGTCTTAAAGATTAGCGCATTGGGTTATAAAAAACAGAATTATACCATTACCAACTCTGAAATTAGAATCGTATTGGGAGATGATATTTTTAGACTGAATGAAATTGTTATTCAGCAAAAGTTATCAGCGATGAATGTTATTTCAAAAATAGATTTGCAAACTACTCCAGTGAATTCTTCTCAAGAAATTCTTAGAAAAGTACCTGGATTATTCATAGGACAACATGCTGGTGGAGGGAAGGCTGAACAAATATTCTTGAGAGGTTTTGACATTGATCATGGTACTGATATTGCCATTTCGGTAGATGGTATGCCAGTAAATATGGTTTCGCATGCGCATGGGCAAGGTTATGCCGATTTGCATTTTGTGATTCCTGAAACAGTAGAAAAAATAGATTTTGGAAAAGGCACGTATTATGCGGACAAAGGGGATTTTGCAACCGCAGGATACGTTGCCTTCCAAACTAAAGAAAAATTAGACAAAAGTAGCATCAGTGTCGAAGCGGGCCAGTTTAATACACTAAGAACAGTAGGTTTATTCAACTTATTGGGTAAACAAAAAAAACAATCCGCCTATCTAGCTACTGAATATATTCTAACAGATGGCCCATTTGATTCCCCCCAAAATTTTAATAGGGTCAATCTGTTAGGAAAATATTCAGCTATATTAGATGATAATAGTAAATTTTCTATTTCTGCTTCCCGTTTTTCCAGTAAGTGGGATGCTAGTGGCCAAATACCACAACGATTGGTAGATAACGGTACTATTTCTAGATTTGGATCAGTTGATGATACGGAGGGCGGAACTACGGCAAGAACTAATATCATTGCGACATTAAGTAAACCCATTGATGAAAATACGTTTTTGAAAGCAAATGCTTTTTATTCTAAGTATGAATTTGAATTGTATTCTAACTTTACTTTTTTCTTAGATGATCCTATCAATGGAGATCAAATTAGACAAAAAGAAAACAGAAATATTTACGGTATGAATGCAGAGTTAAACAAAAAACTAAAAAGTAGCGATTGGGATGTATTGTTTCAGTTGGGTGTAGGTTTTCGTGCCGATGCAACAACGGATACCGAATTGTCACATACTTTAAATAGAAGTACAACATTAGAAAGAATAAAATTAGGTGATATTGATGAAGCAAATGGGTTTACGTATTTAAATTCAGAAATTAAATTCGGAAAACTGCTAATCAATCCAGCCGTACGTTTAGACTATTTTAAATTCAATTACCAAGATAAATTAGCTGCAATTTATAAAACACAGTTAGAAACGGAAGTGAAAATTTCGCCAAAGTTGAATTTTATCTATTCTCAAAATAATGATTTGCAGTTTTTTGTAAAATCGGGTATTGGTTTTCATTCTAATGATACACGCGTTGTGGTTCAAAATAATGGAAAAGAAATTCTACCAACAGCTATTGGTACTGATATTGGTACCATTTGGAAACCATTTCCTAAACTAATTGTGAATTCTGCTTTGTGGTATTTGTATTTAGAACAAGAATTTGTTTATGTGGGTGATGCTGGAATCATTGAACCAAGCGGGAAATCAAAACGCATGGGAGTCGATTTAGGTTTGCGTTATCAGCTAAATGACTATTTGTATTTTGATGCTGATGCAAATTATACTTATGCTCGAAGTATTGATGAGCCGAAAGGTCAAGATTACATTCCATTGGCTCCAGATTTCACCTCTACTGGTGGATTGAGTTTTCAAAAATGGAACGGATTTTCGGGAGGAGTGAGGTATCGTTATTTAAAAAGTCGCCCTGCCAATGAAGATAATTCTATAGTGGCAAAAGGATATGCTATAGCAGATTTCAATATAAACTATACCTATAGCAAGGTGACTTTTGGGGTGTCTATTGAGAATATATTGAATTCAAAATGGAACGAAACACAGTTTGCAACAGAATCAAGATTACAAAACGAGCCCAATAGTGTAGAAGAAATTCACTTTACCCCTGGAACACCGTTTTATATGAAAGGAAAGATTACTTATGCATTCTAA
- a CDS encoding tRNA dihydrouridine synthase: protein MNYTLLSSPLQGFTDFRFRNAQNKIFGGIDTYYAPYIRLNGKLVIKSSYQRDLLPENNSELEVIPQIITNDADEFLFVSKYVQELGYKELNWNLGCPYPMVTKCGMGSGLISNTEKIEQILHKVQNESDIIVSMKMRLGYDTTEEILDVLPILEKYAVKNVAIHARLGKQLYKGGVHLDAFQTCVDQSKVKLYYNGDITSVTKFHEMQERFPSIDHWMIGRGLIADPFLPSMIKNNTTEYPKNKMELFSEFHETLYQGYSESLSGSTHILLKMHHLWEYFSVIFSNPHKVHKKIKKAKSIRNYEAAVKEVIKEG from the coding sequence ATGAACTACACCTTACTTTCCTCCCCTTTACAAGGATTTACCGATTTTCGTTTTAGAAACGCACAAAACAAGATTTTTGGTGGAATTGACACTTATTATGCTCCTTATATCCGTTTAAATGGAAAACTAGTTATAAAATCCTCTTATCAGCGTGATTTATTGCCAGAGAACAATTCCGAATTAGAAGTTATTCCACAAATCATAACTAATGATGCCGATGAGTTTTTGTTTGTTTCAAAGTATGTTCAGGAACTAGGCTATAAAGAACTAAACTGGAATTTAGGTTGCCCCTACCCAATGGTTACTAAATGTGGTATGGGATCAGGTTTAATTAGTAACACCGAAAAAATCGAACAGATTTTGCATAAAGTGCAAAACGAATCAGACATTATTGTTTCGATGAAAATGCGCTTAGGCTATGATACTACAGAGGAAATCCTGGATGTATTGCCAATTTTAGAAAAGTACGCAGTAAAAAATGTGGCTATACATGCACGATTAGGGAAACAATTGTACAAAGGTGGAGTACATTTAGATGCTTTTCAAACTTGCGTAGATCAAAGCAAGGTGAAACTGTATTACAATGGAGACATTACATCCGTAACTAAATTCCATGAAATGCAAGAGCGCTTCCCATCTATTGACCATTGGATGATTGGAAGAGGTTTAATAGCCGATCCCTTTTTACCTAGCATGATTAAAAATAACACCACCGAATATCCAAAAAATAAAATGGAGCTATTTAGTGAATTTCATGAAACATTGTATCAAGGATATAGTGAATCGTTATCTGGTTCCACGCATATTCTATTGAAAATGCATCACTTATGGGAATACTTCTCTGTTATTTTTTCTAATCCACACAAAGTGCATAAGAAAATCAAAAAAGCGAAAAGCATCCGGAATTATGAAGCGGCTGTTAAGGAGGTTATAAAAGAGGGCTAA
- a CDS encoding tetratricopeptide repeat protein yields MKTYKLIPIFVFTILFIFACDNKTTQITKAADYNKYLHITGNESIDFANKEIEFWQSKYDVAPNQKTFLDVIASKYATLFEYNGDIKNLYKTEDLLIQSNEANNYSKVSTLRSLGRNYIAQHRFKEALVLANKAFAIGEGRNETQKLLFDVQMELGNFPEALTNLNALKDMNDYDYLIRLAKWNDHKGDLKTAITFMEKARDIAEKEDNKTLKIWSYSNLGDFYGHAGMIQESYDSYLKTLAIDPNYSYALKGIAWIVFSHERNTTEAKRIVEAIEITHNAPDFFLLKAQIAQFEGDKKEADLNKKAYFDMLNATNYGAMYNKYNTLIYADDQANAAKALEIAKIEVDHRPTPDSYDLLAWSYLNMGQQEKALEIAKEHVLGKSFEPNVQYHLAMIYKANNDTQKVAPIKNELLSSIYELGPNFEKKVNQL; encoded by the coding sequence ATGAAAACGTATAAATTAATCCCCATTTTTGTTTTTACAATCCTTTTTATTTTTGCTTGCGATAATAAAACAACTCAAATTACAAAAGCCGCTGACTACAATAAATACTTGCATATTACAGGAAATGAATCAATAGATTTTGCAAATAAAGAAATTGAATTTTGGCAATCTAAATATGATGTAGCACCAAATCAAAAAACATTTTTAGATGTAATTGCATCAAAATATGCTACCCTTTTTGAATATAATGGTGATATAAAAAACTTATATAAAACCGAAGATTTATTGATCCAATCAAATGAAGCAAATAACTATTCAAAAGTTTCAACTTTACGGTCTTTAGGAAGAAATTATATTGCACAACATCGCTTTAAAGAAGCGTTAGTTTTGGCCAATAAAGCATTTGCCATTGGTGAAGGACGTAACGAAACTCAAAAATTACTTTTTGATGTTCAAATGGAATTAGGGAATTTTCCTGAAGCATTAACAAATTTGAATGCTTTAAAAGACATGAATGATTATGATTATTTGATTCGCTTAGCGAAATGGAATGACCATAAAGGCGATTTGAAAACCGCTATTACTTTCATGGAAAAAGCAAGAGATATAGCAGAAAAAGAAGACAATAAAACACTAAAAATATGGTCTTATTCAAATCTTGGAGATTTTTACGGTCATGCCGGAATGATCCAGGAATCATATGATAGTTATTTAAAAACATTAGCAATAGATCCCAATTATTCCTATGCTTTAAAAGGAATTGCTTGGATTGTATTTTCTCATGAAAGAAATACAACCGAAGCAAAAAGAATTGTGGAAGCTATTGAAATTACACATAATGCCCCAGATTTCTTTTTATTGAAAGCTCAAATTGCTCAATTTGAAGGTGATAAAAAAGAAGCTGATCTAAATAAAAAAGCGTATTTCGATATGTTGAATGCTACTAATTATGGTGCAATGTATAATAAGTACAATACTTTAATTTATGCCGACGATCAAGCAAATGCTGCAAAAGCATTAGAAATTGCAAAAATTGAAGTAGATCATCGACCTACACCAGATTCATATGACTTATTGGCTTGGTCTTATTTAAACATGGGGCAGCAGGAAAAAGCTTTAGAAATTGCTAAAGAACATGTACTAGGAAAATCTTTTGAACCTAATGTCCAATACCATTTGGCTATGATTTACAAAGCGAATAATGACACTCAAAAAGTAGCTCCTATAAAAAATGAATTGCTTTCTAGTATATATGAATTGGGACCCAATTTTGAAAAAAAGGTAAATCAATTATAA
- a CDS encoding LamG-like jellyroll fold domain-containing protein, whose translation MKFYKKIFYFFLIFVISQGYAQNSLDVLGLDNTTPAAVAYSLRKLSSSYVGDAIQVRRSNDNATQGISFEGNGDLDTASLLAFVGANDGFVTIWYDQSGNGKNAVQNILLNQPKIITAGVIERANGLPSIIFSGSQFLVVTSTTFNNDLTGCLVYKASSLNTRSGGGGSWYNMNGIFGSEQPGGTTDFAYGIYNNKFTAGNGPSDKSLGGNAAVNDNVIRIHSWTRNSINGQMNLYANSASDGTVNLNTGTSSAVTSVAIGANQTFSGGQVFYNGNVSELILFAAVLANPRQKIENNQGNYYSICLLDTQPNSNNQSVVLGGSPTTLSVLSNDPTATYQWYSNNIKSNSGGTLLSGETNNNYTPSATNEGTLYYYAIISTATITCSSNVSGYVRVGIEITSQPSTSNQTVIQNNTVNSLSVVATGSSITYQWYKNVSKTNTGGTLITGATNNSYTPDSTDLGTNYYYVVISGNNTVLVSNPSGAIKITTNPIIWNGNIITFSKADYANYNLVQNQDVLTNTVKITRADDQGLFNIAAESRFGGSSPSNTEWAEGLLSNYANLTYRTWQQAVNYSPPTSVNKTYVVHLIAENIFLELKFLSWTDSGNGGGFSYSRTTPCTPPSEPIASDQNHNSPATVADLVATGTNIKWYLADTGGSPLQANTTLTSATYYVTQTVSSCESTRKAISVTIISCLSPALSNFNAVNKTYFDGKYTVYQPTSNSSGAFTYTSSNLSVATVSGTTINIISAGSTTITATQDLDGTYCSGSITSILTVNNISVLTKNGELTTSKTNYVNKNGAIGGNFGVDKNGLTIQSKTYDLTTDLVMHLDAGNTASYPGSGTTWTDLSGLGNNGILINNPVYNSSDGGKLVFNGSNTYVNAPLTKTASCTFSVWAKSTNTNSNKMLFNAGNDGAGPDLFFSGNVLSWNTWDSSNNPFGNIPATSANGNWHNYVVVNDAVSNTAKVYYDGVLYGTAVYKNASANTNLYIGGTTGGYQWDGAIGNFQAHNRVLTPAEVAQNFNHFKIRYGL comes from the coding sequence ATGAAGTTTTATAAAAAAATATTTTACTTTTTTTTGATTTTTGTCATTTCTCAAGGATATGCTCAAAATTCTTTAGATGTTTTAGGTTTAGACAACACAACACCAGCTGCTGTAGCCTATAGTTTACGGAAATTAAGTTCCTCCTACGTTGGCGATGCCATTCAAGTTCGTCGTAGTAACGATAACGCTACTCAAGGTATAAGTTTTGAGGGTAATGGAGATTTAGATACAGCTTCATTATTGGCCTTTGTAGGAGCTAATGATGGTTTTGTAACTATATGGTATGATCAAAGTGGTAATGGTAAAAATGCAGTTCAAAATATACTCCTAAATCAACCAAAAATTATTACTGCAGGAGTTATTGAAAGAGCGAATGGATTACCTAGTATTATTTTTTCAGGTTCGCAATTTTTAGTCGTAACATCCACTACGTTTAATAATGATTTAACAGGTTGTCTTGTTTATAAAGCCTCGAGTTTAAACACACGAAGTGGCGGTGGCGGAAGTTGGTATAATATGAACGGTATCTTTGGTTCTGAACAACCTGGCGGTACTACTGACTTCGCGTACGGTATTTACAATAATAAATTCACTGCAGGAAACGGTCCCTCTGATAAGTCATTAGGAGGAAATGCCGCAGTAAACGATAATGTTATAAGGATACATTCCTGGACCAGAAATAGTATAAATGGGCAAATGAATTTATATGCCAATAGTGCCAGTGATGGCACTGTAAATCTTAACACTGGAACTTCTTCTGCTGTGACATCGGTAGCAATAGGGGCAAATCAAACTTTTAGTGGTGGACAAGTATTTTACAATGGAAATGTTAGTGAGTTAATATTATTTGCGGCAGTATTAGCTAACCCACGTCAAAAAATTGAAAACAATCAAGGTAATTACTACAGTATTTGCTTATTAGATACCCAACCTAACTCAAATAACCAGTCAGTTGTGTTGGGGGGGTCTCCTACTACTTTAAGTGTTTTATCTAATGATCCTACAGCAACATATCAATGGTATAGTAATAATATAAAATCTAATTCAGGAGGAACATTACTTTCTGGAGAAACAAATAACAATTATACACCAAGTGCCACTAATGAGGGAACTTTATACTACTATGCAATTATTTCCACAGCAACAATTACCTGTTCTAGCAATGTTTCTGGATATGTACGAGTTGGTATTGAAATTACTAGTCAGCCTTCAACTAGTAATCAAACAGTAATTCAAAATAATACTGTAAATAGTTTAAGTGTTGTAGCAACAGGAAGTAGTATTACTTATCAATGGTATAAAAACGTAAGTAAAACCAATACTGGTGGAACACTAATTACTGGAGCTACAAATAATTCTTATACCCCTGATAGTACTGATTTAGGTACTAATTATTACTACGTCGTTATCTCTGGTAATAATACTGTTTTGGTAAGTAATCCATCAGGAGCAATCAAAATTACTACAAATCCTATAATTTGGAATGGAAATATAATAACGTTTAGTAAGGCTGACTATGCTAATTATAACCTAGTTCAAAATCAGGATGTTCTAACTAATACGGTAAAGATTACTAGAGCAGATGACCAAGGCTTATTTAATATCGCTGCAGAAAGTAGGTTCGGAGGAAGTTCTCCTTCAAATACGGAATGGGCAGAGGGTTTATTGTCAAACTATGCAAACTTAACTTATAGAACTTGGCAACAAGCTGTTAATTATTCTCCTCCTACTAGTGTAAATAAAACGTATGTGGTTCATTTAATAGCTGAAAATATTTTTTTAGAATTAAAATTTCTTTCATGGACTGACTCCGGAAATGGAGGTGGATTTTCGTACTCTAGAACTACTCCTTGCACCCCACCATCAGAGCCTATAGCAAGCGATCAAAATCATAATTCTCCAGCTACGGTTGCAGATTTGGTTGCAACAGGTACAAATATTAAATGGTACTTAGCTGATACAGGAGGAAGTCCTTTGCAAGCAAATACTACTTTAACATCAGCGACTTATTATGTAACTCAAACGGTTAGTAGTTGTGAAAGTACAAGAAAAGCAATTTCAGTAACTATTATTAGCTGTTTATCGCCTGCTCTTAGTAATTTTAATGCTGTTAATAAGACATATTTTGATGGTAAATATACTGTTTATCAGCCAACTAGTAATAGTTCTGGAGCCTTTACTTATACTAGTAGTAATTTATCAGTAGCTACAGTAAGCGGAACAACAATAAATATTATTTCCGCTGGGAGTACAACAATAACAGCTACTCAAGATCTTGATGGAACCTATTGTAGTGGAAGTATCACATCTATTTTGACGGTAAATAATATTTCAGTTTTAACTAAAAATGGGGAGCTAACGACCTCTAAAACTAATTATGTAAATAAAAATGGAGCTATAGGTGGTAATTTTGGGGTTGATAAAAATGGGCTCACTATACAATCAAAAACGTACGATTTAACAACTGACTTGGTTATGCATTTAGATGCTGGCAATACCGCCAGTTATCCTGGTTCTGGAACGACTTGGACGGATTTAAGTGGTTTGGGAAATAATGGGATATTAATAAATAACCCTGTTTATAATTCTTCTGATGGTGGTAAACTAGTGTTTAATGGTTCCAATACTTATGTAAATGCACCACTTACAAAAACAGCTTCATGTACATTTTCAGTTTGGGCAAAATCAACTAATACTAATTCAAATAAAATGTTGTTTAACGCTGGAAATGATGGTGCTGGTCCAGATTTATTTTTCAGTGGCAACGTTCTGAGTTGGAATACCTGGGATAGCTCCAATAATCCTTTTGGAAATATACCTGCAACTTCAGCAAATGGTAATTGGCATAATTATGTGGTGGTTAACGATGCTGTGTCTAATACAGCAAAAGTGTATTATGACGGAGTGCTTTATGGAACTGCCGTTTATAAAAATGCCTCGGCTAATACTAACTTATATATCGGAGGTACTACCGGTGGATATCAGTGGGACGGTGCTATTGGGAATTTCCAAGCTCATAATAGAGTTTTGACTCCAGCAGAGGTTGCTCAAAATTTTAACCATTTTAAAATAAGGTATGGCCTGTAG
- a CDS encoding anti-sigma factor, producing the protein MENKEYIDSGILELYVYGLLSETESEAIATKAKNDNEINDEIIAIEKSIVALSSSFSPFHSVANYEKIKAKLELKHAKVIELEPTRNWSQYIGWAAAILVMVGVGYQYNQLNLTNNQVVKTEVEKVKMEKELQTLELQNKATETSLAVVRDVKNTVVALGGQAVAPESSAKVYWNKETQVVYVDAAGLPEPPKGMVYQVWALKLNPLTPTSIGLLDNFDKNNQRIFAVNSTGDAEAFGITLEPAGGSLTPTMEQLYTLGKV; encoded by the coding sequence ATGGAAAATAAAGAATATATAGACTCCGGTATTTTAGAACTTTACGTGTATGGTCTTCTTAGTGAAACCGAAAGTGAAGCCATTGCCACTAAGGCAAAAAACGACAATGAAATTAATGATGAAATCATCGCAATTGAAAAGTCAATTGTAGCATTATCATCTAGCTTCTCCCCTTTTCATTCGGTCGCAAATTATGAAAAAATTAAAGCCAAACTCGAATTAAAACATGCTAAAGTAATCGAATTGGAACCAACTAGAAATTGGTCACAATATATTGGTTGGGCTGCAGCTATACTCGTAATGGTAGGTGTAGGTTACCAGTACAATCAATTAAACCTGACTAATAATCAAGTCGTTAAAACTGAAGTGGAAAAAGTAAAAATGGAGAAAGAACTTCAAACATTAGAACTTCAAAATAAAGCTACTGAAACTAGTTTAGCTGTAGTAAGAGATGTGAAAAATACGGTAGTAGCACTTGGTGGTCAAGCGGTTGCACCAGAGTCGTCTGCCAAAGTATATTGGAATAAAGAGACACAAGTGGTTTATGTAGATGCTGCTGGATTACCAGAACCTCCAAAAGGAATGGTGTATCAAGTTTGGGCATTAAAACTAAATCCTTTAACTCCTACAAGTATTGGATTACTTGATAATTTTGATAAAAACAACCAACGTATTTTTGCTGTAAACAGTACTGGTGATGCTGAAGCTTTTGGAATTACGCTGGAGCCTGCCGGAGGAAGCTTGACTCCTACAATGGAACAATTATACACGTTAGGAAAAGTATAA
- a CDS encoding RNA polymerase sigma factor, with protein sequence MTQEDLLVLIYKKDERAFTHLYDMYSKSLFSVINVLVRNREEAEDVLQEVFVKIWKNIDSYNESKGRFYTWILNIARNTSIDKLRSKNFNNSQKNLSSDNFVNLLDDSNKLVNKVDTIGIQEFVKRLKPKCIQIIDLLFFKGYTQQEASEELNIPLGTVKTHNRNCINDLRTYLKV encoded by the coding sequence ATGACCCAAGAAGATTTATTAGTATTGATTTACAAAAAAGACGAAAGAGCATTTACACATCTATATGATATGTATTCAAAAAGTTTATTTTCTGTCATTAATGTTTTAGTTAGAAATAGAGAAGAGGCCGAAGACGTTCTTCAAGAAGTCTTTGTCAAAATATGGAAAAACATTGATTCCTATAATGAAAGCAAAGGCCGATTTTATACTTGGATTCTAAATATTGCCAGAAATACTTCTATAGATAAACTAAGATCTAAAAATTTTAACAATAGCCAAAAAAACCTTTCTTCAGATAATTTCGTAAATCTATTAGACGACAGTAACAAACTCGTTAATAAGGTGGATACAATAGGGATTCAAGAATTTGTAAAAAGATTGAAACCCAAATGTATTCAAATAATAGATTTACTGTTTTTTAAAGGATATACTCAACAAGAAGCTTCGGAAGAGTTAAATATCCCTTTAGGAACGGTAAAAACACACAATCGAAATTGTATAAATGATTTAAGAACTTATTTGAAAGTATAA